A genomic window from Nicotiana sylvestris chromosome 11, ASM39365v2, whole genome shotgun sequence includes:
- the LOC104213989 gene encoding uncharacterized protein, translating to MAPYEALYRRWCHSPVGWFELGEDRLLGTNLVRDALENVKLIQDRLCTAQSRQKSYVDWKVHDVVFTVGEQFLLRVSPLKGVMMFGKKEMLSPRYIGPFEILNRVREVVYRLVLPPSLSAVHPVFHVSMLRKYHIDPSRILDFSSVQLDKNLTYVEESVAILDKQVQKLRLKNIASVEGSTSRGADLGD from the coding sequence atggctccttatgaggccctATATAGGAGGTGGTGCcattctccagttggttggtttgagctgggtgaggatAGATTGTTGGGCACAAATTTGGTTCGAGATGCCTTGGAGAATGTCAAGCTGATTCAGGATCGGCTTTGCACAGCAcaatctaggcagaagagttatgttgATTGGAAGGTTCATGATGTAGTATTTACAGTTGGAGAGCAGTTTTTGCTCCGAGTTTCACCCTTGAAGGGTGTGATGATGTTCGGGAAGAAGGAAatgttgagccctaggtatattggCCCTTTTGAAATCCTCAATAGAGTGAGGGAGGTGGTCTATAGGCTTGTATTGCCACCTAGCTTATCTGCAGTTCACCCGGTGttccatgtttccatgctccgaaagtatcacaTTGATCCGTCCCGTATtttagatttcagttcagtccaattAGATAAGAATTTGACTTATGTTGAGGAGTCGGTAGCCATCTTGGACAAACAGGTCCAAAAATTGAGGttaaagaacattgcttcagtggaggggtcaaccaGTCGAGGTGCCGACTTGGGAGACTGA